Below is a genomic region from Billgrantia tianxiuensis.
GGCGGCCAACGTGGCGACCCTGATCGTGACCGGCACCGACCGCGCCCATGCCGAGCAGGCCGTGGAGCTGGCCCAGCGCTATCCTGGGCTGCATGCCACGGCCGGCGTACACCCCCACGATGCCAGTCGCTGGGATACCTCCCTGGCCGCTGCCATGCGGGAGTTGCATCAACGCCCCGAGGTGGTGGCCGTGGGTGAGTGCGGTCTCGACTTCAACCGCAACTTCTCCACGCCGGCCGAGCAGGAGCGTGCCTTCGAGGCCCAGTTGGGGCTTGCCGCAGAGAGCGGCAAGCCGCTGTTTCTGCACGAGCGAGATGCCGGGCCACGCATGCGCGAGATGCTGCGGACCTGGCGCGACGATATCGCCGATGCCGTGGTGCACTGTTTCACCGCCGACCGCGACACTCTCTACGGCTACCTCGACCTGGACCTGCACATCGGTCTGACAGGGTGGATCTGCGACGAGCGCCGCGGCCATCACCTACGCGAACTAGTGGGAGCCATCCCCCTCGAGCGATTGATGGTGGAAACCGACTGTCCCTACCTGCTGCCACGCGATTTACCTGCCAGACTCAAGGGCAGACGCAACGAGCCTGCACTGCTGCCATGGATCGTGCGTGAGATTGCCCACTGGCGAGACACTGACGAGGCGGAACTGGCCTGCGCCACCAGCGATACCGCTCGACGCTTCTTTCGCTTGCCGCAGGCAGGCGAAGATCAGGAGAATGGCCGTGCCCAACAGGAGCCGTGAAATGGTCGAAATACCCGGATTCATCGCCGTTGAGACCGGCGACGACAGCGATCTACCGCTGGCCATTGCCTGGGTGCTGCCCGATGGACGCATCAAGCACACCCTGATCCAGCCCGATGACGAGTGGCTCGATGACGAATTCAACGAGCTCAATGGCTACAGCCTGGAGGAGCTGCACAGTTTCGGCGCGAGTCCTCTGGATGTGATCCGTGAGCTCGAAGGTGATCACTTCAACGCCACGCTGTTCACCGCAGGTATCAGCGGCGATGAAGCTGCCCTGGCACGCCTGTTCGA
It encodes:
- a CDS encoding TatD family hydrolase, with protein sequence MADIDATFDEFLPEALRFRAPAPLVDIGANLTHDSFGRDLEAVLRRARAANVATLIVTGTDRAHAEQAVELAQRYPGLHATAGVHPHDASRWDTSLAAAMRELHQRPEVVAVGECGLDFNRNFSTPAEQERAFEAQLGLAAESGKPLFLHERDAGPRMREMLRTWRDDIADAVVHCFTADRDTLYGYLDLDLHIGLTGWICDERRGHHLRELVGAIPLERLMVETDCPYLLPRDLPARLKGRRNEPALLPWIVREIAHWRDTDEAELACATSDTARRFFRLPQAGEDQENGRAQQEP